A window of Oncorhynchus masou masou isolate Uvic2021 chromosome 19, UVic_Omas_1.1, whole genome shotgun sequence genomic DNA:
TCATCCCATAAATGAATTTACAGAGGGCCAACTATTTTTAAGCAGGCGAGTTCCACGGACGTCATTCCTCAAACTGAAAGGATACAGCCGAACCCAACAGGAATTCATGTCATTGCACTTGCATGTCGTATATTTTGTAAATTCTCCATATTGGAAACGATTAAATACATATAAACGTTAAAATGCCCTTGTTTGAAGGgttggggagtggaggggagaaaaCTGCAGTAGTCATTGATTTAGGAGCAGCCTACACAAAGTGAgtatttagttagctagctatgttgttAGCTAGCATAGCTAACTTTGGCTAGCCGACTACGTTATCTACTGTTAGCAACATTGGCCACTTGCAGTTATAACGGCTAAGTAATGAACATCAATTCAAGGTTTCATGGATTTAAGTAAATATAGACCGAGTGTCCACTGTTTAGACCACATTATTTGGTCAGCCTAAATGTGTTAGTAATGTGCTATTGCTGAAAAGGGCTAGCAATGATGTTTAACGTTAGCAAGCTATCTGGCGAACAGCAGCAGTCTGGCGCCTGGGGCAGGTCATATGAGAAACAGATGAGACCCTCAATGACAACTCTGCTTCTGTACTGTATATTGACACACACGAAGGCCTTTTGTCAATGAATGTGGACTCAATGAGTATTGACACTGTCTGACAAGTGCTAATGATTTCACCCACCAAACTAAATGGTTTTGTATGATGATGCAGATGTGGCTTTGCTGGAGAGACGGGGCCCAGGTTCATAATTCCCAGCGAGATCCAGAAGCCTGGACTACAACAGGTGAGTTAGTTACTGAGCGAATGACTAGTGCTTTTTAACTTATTGACAGACCCTGTTAAAATGGACAGCTTCGCCTATAACCATTACTGACGGTGTGTGTCTTCTGTCAGTCTATCAAAGTAGTTCAGTACAACATCAACACAGAGGAGCTCTACTCCAACCTCAAGGAGTTCATCCACATGCTCTACTTCAGGTGAGGCTCTTTTGACGAAGTAGTGTGTTCAATGACTGACATTAATAGAGAGAATCTGAAAGTAACCATGGGGAAGAAGCCATTTTGGAGATGCATCCTAGGTCATAATAACATGGATGATTGAGTGACTGTGTAGTCTAGAATAAATGTCTGTCTACTCCCCTCCTGCCCCGCACAGGCATCTGCTGGTCAACCCTCGTGACCGGAGAGTGGTGATCATCGAGTCAATCCTCTGCCCCTCTCACTTCAGAGAAACTCTCACCAAGGTCTTCTTCAAACAGTTTGAGGTACTGTCTGAGACCACGGATCTACAGTTgcagtcagaggtttacatacacttaggttggagtcattaaaactagtttttcaaccactccacaaatgtcttgttaaaactatagttttggcaagtcggttaggacatctgctgtgtgcatgacacaagtaattttttacagacagattatttcacttataattcactgtatcacaattccagtgggtcagaagtttacatacactaagttgactgtgcctttaaacagcttgggaaattccagaaaatgatgtcatggcttaagaagcttcagataggctaattgacatcatttgcctaccttcaaactcagtgcctctttgcttgacatcatgggaaaatcaaaagaaatcagccaagacttccatgggaaaaattgtagacctccacaagtctggttcatccttgggagcaatttccaaacatctTAAGATACTgctttcatctgtacaagcaatagtatcCAAGTataaactagaggtcgactgattaggatttttattttaaaaaattgaTTAATCGCTATcgcctttttttggtcctccaataatcggtatcagcgttgaaaaatcataatcagttgACCTCTAGTCGAGATATGCGCATATATATTTgttataatgacaattacaacaataatgaattaacatttattttaacttaatataatacatcaataaaatacattttgtctcaaataaataatgaaacctgttcaatttggtttaaataatgcaaaaacaaagtgttcgagaagaaagtaaaagtgcaatatgtgccatgtaaaaaaagctaacgtttaagttccttgctcagaacatgagaacatatgaaagctgatggttcctttcaacacgagtcttcaatattcccaggtaagaagttttaggttgaagtTTTATAGGActgtttctctctataccatttgtatttcaaatACCTttcactattggatgttctaataggtactttagtattgccagcctattctcaggagttgatagtcttgaagtcataaacagcacaatgcttgaagcacagcgaagagctgctggcaaatgcaggaaagtgctgtttgaatgaatgcttacaagcctgctggtgcctaccaccgcttagtcagactgctctatcaaatcatagacttaactattatataataacacacagaaatacgagccttaggtcatttaaTATGGttaaatccggaaactatcatttggaaaacaaaacatttattctttcagtgaaatacggaaccgttctgtattttatctaacgggtggcatccataagtctaaatattgctgttacattgcacaactttcaatgttatgtcataattatgtgaAATTCTGGCACATTAAttatggtctttgttaggaagaaatggtcttcacacaattcgcaatgagccaggcggcccaaactgctgcatataccctgcctctgcttgcacagaacgcaagagaagtgacacaatttccctagttaaaataaattaatgttagcaggcaatattgactaaatatgcaggtttaaaaaaatatattcttgtgtattgatgtttatggttaggtacacattggtgcaacgacagtgcttttttcacgaatgcgcttgttaaatcatctgTTTGGCggagtaggctgtgattcaatgataaattaacaggcaccacatcgattttatgcaacgcaggacaagcttccatcacgtggactgggacatgtttcgtattgcgtcagacaacaacattgacgaatatgctgattcggtgtgtgagttcataagaatgtgcgttgaagatgtcgttcccatagcaacgattaaaacattccctaaccacaaaccgtggattgatggcagcattcgcgtgaaactgaaagcgcgaaccactgcttttaatcagggcaaggtgactggtaacatgaccgaatacaaacagtgcagctattccctccgcaaggctatcaaacaagctaagcgtcagccctgtgcaactgggtactggacttcctgacgggccgcccccaggtggtgagggtaggcaacaacatctccaccccgctgatcctcaacactggggccccacaagggtgcgttctgagccctctcctgtactccctgttcacccacgactgcgcggccacgcacgcctccaactcaatcatcaagtttgcggacgacacaacagtggtaggcttgattaccaacaacgacgagacggcctacagggaggaggtgagggccctcggagtgtggtgtcaggacaataacctcacactcaacgtcaacaaaactaaggagatgattgtggacttcaggaaacagcagagggaacacccccctatccacatcgatggaacagtagtggagagggtagtaagttttaagttcctcggcatacacatcacagacaaactgaattgatccactcacacagacagcatcgtgaagaaggcacagcagcgcctcttcaacctcaggaggctgaagaaatttggcttgtcaccaaaagcactcacaaacttctacagatgcacaaccgggagcatcctggcgggctgtatcaccgcctggtacggcaactgctccgccctcaaccgtaaggctctccagagggtagtgaggtctgcacaacgcatcatcgggggcaaactacctgccctccaggacccctacaccacccgatgttacaggaaggccataaagatcataaaggacaacacccacccaagccactgcctgttcaccctgctatcatccagaatgcgaggtcagtccaggtgcatcaaagctgggaccgagagactgaaaaacagcttctatctcaaggccatcagactgttaaacagcaaccactaacattgagtggctgctgccaacacactgactcaactccagctactttaataatgggaattgatggggaatgatgtaaaatatatcactagccactttaaacaatgctacctaatataatgtttacataccctacattattcatctcatatgtatacgtatatactgtactctatatcatctactgcatccttatgtaatacatgtatcactagccactttaaactatgccactttgtttacatactcatctcatatgtatatactgtactcgataccatctactgtatcttgcctatgctgctctgcaccatcactcattcatatctttatgtacatattctttatccccttacactgtgtataagaaattagttttggaattgttagttagattacttgttggttattactgcattgtcagaactagaagcacaagcatttcgctacactcgcattaacatctgctaaccatgtgtatgtgacaaataaaatttgatttgataaactagtaatatcatcaaccatgtgtagttaactagtgattatgttgagattgattgtttttcataagataagtttaatgcctGCTAGCACCTTAccgtggctccttgctgcactcgcataacaggtagtcagcctgccacgcagtctcctcgtggagtgcaatgtaatcggccataatcagtgtctaaaaatgcagattaccgattgttatgaaaacttgaaatcagccctaattaatcagccattccgattaattggtcgacctctagtataaacaccatgggaccacgcagccgtcataccgctcaggaaggagaagtgaagtacaacatcaaaggaccttgtgaagttgctggaggaaactgatacaaaagtatctatatgcacagcaaaacgagtcctatagcgacataacctgaaaggccactcagcaaggaagaagccactgctccaaaaccgccataaaaaagccagattatggtttgcaactgcacatggggacaaagatagtaatttttggagaaatgtcctctggtctgataaaacaaaaatataactgtttggccataaagaccatccttatgtttggaggaaaaagggagaggcttgcaagccgaagaacaccatcccaaccgtgaagcatgggggtggcagcatcatgttgtgggggtgctttgctgcaggagggactggtgcacttcacaaaatagatggcatcatgaggcaggaaaattgtgtggatatattgaagtaacatcacaaggcatcagtcaggaagttaaagcttggttgcaaatgggtcttccaaatggacaatgaccccaagcatactttcaaagttgtggcaaaatggcttaaggacaacaaagtcaaggtattggtgtggccatcagaaagccctgacctcaatcctatagaaaatatgtgggcagaactgaaaaagtgtgtgtgagcaaggaggccaacaaacctgactcagttacaccagctctgtcaggaggaatgggccaaaattcacccaacttattgtgggaagtttgtggaaggctacccaaaacgtttgacccaagttaaacaatttaaagccaatgctactaaatactaattgagtgtatgtaatcttctgacccactgggaatgtgatgaacgaaataaaagctgaaataaatcattcttcctactattattctgacatttcacattcttaaaataaagtggggatcctaactgacctaagacaggtaatttttactaggattaaatatcaggaattgtgaaagactgagttgagatgtatttggctaaggtgtatgtaaacgtccgacttcaaccaTATAAGTCTAGAACCACTTTGCCGGAGGCAGGTGATTGCTGATGTAATGAACCTGGTACAAAAACCGACTCCACCCTGACTAGATGGGTGTAAGCAACATGGTGAATGCAATGCTCCCCTAAGCCAATTGGGAAGCTAGATGGAGCCATCTCCATATTGCCCACTCCTAACAGTAGGTGGAAGACAACAGGGGCAAGGATTTTATATTTTCAGATCAGGCGAGGATGTTTTGGATTTGTCTTACCCATAATGCATCTGTGTTTCCAAGGTGCCCTCGGTGCTGTTTGCCCCCAGCCACCTTATGGCCATCATGTCTCTGGGCATCAACTCAGGCCTGGTGATGGACTGTGGCTACACGGAGACCCTGGTGCTGCCTGTGTATGAGTGCATTCCCATCCTGCCAGCCTGGGAAGCTCTGCCTTTGGGTGGAAAGGCCATTCATAAGTAAGTAGTGTGCGTGTGttttaaaaatacaaatacaattggatgGTGTAATCATGTGAAGTATGTTCGCGTATGTGTTACTTTGCTTGCCTCATATGCTGAACTTCAGGGAAACAACCTGTTGTTCACCTCCTTGAGAACTGTGTGTTTCAAGCCGTAGTTTCTTGTTTTTCCCGGCCTTGACAGAAGGAAGTGTATCAAGGTGTGTGCTTTCTGAGGTACTTGTCCCCCTTTCTTCTAAGTGGCTGTGTGTTTTCTACCCTTCAGGGAGTTGGATGGGCTCCTGGTGGAACAGTGTACAGTAGACTCAGACTCCAGTACTGGACAGAGTCTGCCTACAGTCATTGGTAAGACCCCCACATCAGAAGCCTACTTGTCAATAACACCAGCAACTTACCTCACAACTGAAGCAGTGCTTTGTCATTGTATAAACTATGTTAGTTTGCTACCACCGTGGATTCTCTTTTTTTCTGTGGCTATATCATGCGTTGTGTATAGCTGTTGTTGACAATCTTGTTAATTCATTTTTCAAAATGAGTTTCATAGTGATGCTGGTGTTCCGTTGTTgtatgacttaaatgtaaatgttataagAAAGGAATGAAAGTTCTAATCTCTCTCTGGGTGAATCAATCAtgcaacactttgtattcagaagTCCTTGTTATGGCGTGATGTGAAAGGAAGGCGAGGCCCGCTCCTTCTGTCTTTTGAATGATGCATATACACATggccttctttctctccttctgtaCTGCATCCTGGGGGTTCTGCTCTGAGAGTGAATCATCATGAAGAGCAGCAGTAGCTCTCTAGCTAGCTGACGCAGGGCTCGGCAGTTCGGATAGGCATCAATAATTAAAACAGGCATAGCATAAACCGCCTCTCTCTCTGCACTACTGAACCACACCACTGCAGAACCACGGCACGACTGAATGGAGTATTACAGTCAAATTAATAATGTAGACTATGCGTTGGTTCGACTGTTATGAATGCATACATTAAACTAGCAAACATATCTGGAGCAGGTAAAAGGTATTTATCAAATTGGGACTTAGTGAACTGCACTTATCAAGAGTGGATATAATCCACTCTTCACTTTCTCCATAATTCCTAAACCCGTGAGTGCACCTCCGTCGTCGATTGTggtttcctctccttgtctcagaTGCAACCCCCCCATGGCGTGCCCCGTTCGACTGCAACGAGACTCAGTCGTTTAGTACAGTAGCAGAAGCGTTGACGTGAAATGAAGGGCTCTGTGAGGTTTGTGTTTAAGGAAGGCTTAAGTGGGTCACAGAAAAATAAGTCACTTTCTTTTCATCCTGTCTTTCTTTTCCAGGCTCCATCCCAGAGGAGGTTGTAGAGGATATCAAGGGTATGTTCAAAAGAGACTGAAACcacttttcatttatttattgcCTTCATACAGACAAAACAGACAGTGCTGGGACTCGATTCCTGTTTGGCAGTTAAATGGAATGGATTTTTGCTACATTCATGTATGTTGGTGGTGTTTAGTATATTCACATTGACCCTCTAAtgctgtttgtgttgtcttgttgTCCAGTCAGGACCTGTTTCATCAGTGACCTACAGAGAGGCCTGAAGATCCAGGAGGCCAAGTTTAACCTGGGTGGCACGGCTGAGGTCAGTGACCTTTGACCCCCCTCAAAAACTGGCCAGTCAGTCATGTCTGTGTTTGGATTGTGTCCGGTATTTCAAAGAGTAGTTATTGCTGTGTTCTTCCAATGAATGCCCTTTCATTAAAGGTGGCGTGATGAGTATTATCGTGAGTATTATAGTCCAGTGCATTTGAGACCCTAACATCCATGTTCTTCCCCTGGTAGCGTCCAACACCACCCCCTGATGTTGATTACCCATTGGATGGGGAGAAGATTCTGCATATTAAGGGACCAATCAGGTAGCTGTTTGTCCTCCTGATCCCTCCACCCCCCTGAATAGCTGTTATGCTTTACGATAATATCCTCAAATATGGAGCATATCCTCAACT
This region includes:
- the LOC135505701 gene encoding actin-related protein 10-like — its product is MPLFEGLGSGGEKTAVVIDLGAAYTKCGFAGETGPRFIIPSEIQKPGLQQSIKVVQYNINTEELYSNLKEFIHMLYFRHLLVNPRDRRVVIIESILCPSHFRETLTKVFFKQFEVPSVLFAPSHLMAIMSLGINSGLVMDCGYTETLVLPVYECIPILPAWEALPLGGKAIHKELDGLLVEQCTVDSDSSTGQSLPTVIGSIPEEVVEDIKVRTCFISDLQRGLKIQEAKFNLGGTAERPTPPPDVDYPLDGEKILHIKGPIRDSVMEMLFEQDNEEKSVASLVLDALVKCPIDTRKALSENLVIIGGTAMLPGFLHRLLAEIRLLVEKPKYRDALATKSFRLHSPPAKPNCTAWLGGAIFGALQDILGSRSVSRDYYNQTGRIPDWCCLSSPPPESVYDAGKTPPPLMKRAFSTEK